In Nitrospiraceae bacterium, the following are encoded in one genomic region:
- a CDS encoding Do family serine endopeptidase, translating into MPQFSFRLVTLLLISYSLSTTAFAAAPNSAPLRTIPVTGALDLQAQVRATAAKVIPAVVSIASTVVVHDQAFSDEGLPFGMFKDVPPRRQYGQGSGVIVSQDGYIITNNHVVADAVDVEVILADRRQFKGHVVATDPKTDVAVVKISTTGLPTVPWGDSMGLAVGDFVLAIGNPLGLSRSVTFGIVSAVGRADVGVADFEDFIQTDAPINPGNSGGALVNINGELVGINTAIASPTGGSVGVGFAIPSNMAKSAMQSLIKTGRVVRGFLGAGTQDVTPLLAKVFHLPDVKGSIVTDLQSKGSAERAGLKRGDVVVRFDGRDIMDSGQLRNLIAASAIGSKHRLELVRDGRLMQTDLTVQEAPRERVKKSQSTSTAASGHPLAGVIVDDVTPALARQMDLSVNAGLVVTDIEEGSLAEVSGLQPGDVILELNRQPIQNFTVFQRLAEPMRPTDLALLLVNRQGSVLYIPIQTE; encoded by the coding sequence ATGCCTCAGTTTTCGTTCCGCCTCGTGACCCTGCTTCTCATCTCCTATTCTCTTTCCACGACGGCCTTTGCGGCCGCTCCGAATTCGGCGCCGTTGCGTACGATCCCTGTGACGGGCGCGCTCGATCTGCAGGCGCAGGTCCGGGCGACGGCGGCCAAAGTGATTCCCGCGGTGGTGAGCATTGCATCCACGGTGGTGGTGCACGATCAGGCCTTCAGTGACGAGGGATTGCCGTTCGGGATGTTCAAGGATGTGCCGCCGCGCCGCCAGTACGGGCAAGGATCCGGCGTCATCGTTTCGCAGGACGGCTACATCATTACGAATAACCATGTCGTGGCGGATGCCGTCGATGTCGAGGTGATTCTGGCTGATCGCCGGCAGTTCAAGGGCCATGTCGTGGCGACGGATCCCAAGACGGACGTGGCGGTGGTGAAGATCAGCACGACCGGATTGCCCACCGTGCCTTGGGGTGATTCGATGGGATTGGCGGTCGGCGATTTCGTGCTGGCGATCGGAAACCCGCTGGGCTTGAGCCGGAGCGTGACGTTTGGAATCGTCAGTGCGGTGGGGCGCGCCGATGTGGGCGTGGCTGATTTCGAAGACTTCATCCAGACCGATGCCCCGATCAATCCGGGCAACTCCGGCGGCGCCCTGGTCAACATCAACGGCGAATTGGTCGGCATCAATACGGCCATTGCCAGCCCGACCGGCGGCAGCGTCGGTGTGGGGTTTGCGATTCCCAGCAACATGGCAAAGTCGGCGATGCAAAGCCTTATCAAGACCGGCCGGGTCGTGCGGGGATTCCTGGGCGCGGGGACGCAGGACGTGACGCCGCTGTTGGCCAAGGTGTTTCACTTGCCGGACGTGAAGGGCTCGATCGTCACCGATCTTCAATCGAAGGGCAGCGCGGAACGGGCCGGGTTGAAGCGGGGCGACGTGGTCGTGCGGTTCGACGGGCGCGATATTATGGATAGCGGACAGTTGCGCAACCTGATCGCCGCGTCGGCCATCGGCAGCAAGCACCGGCTTGAATTGGTCCGCGATGGGCGGCTCATGCAGACCGACCTGACCGTGCAGGAGGCGCCCCGAGAACGGGTGAAGAAATCTCAGTCCACCTCGACCGCCGCTTCCGGTCATCCGCTGGCCGGGGTCATCGTCGACGACGTGACTCCAGCGTTGGCCAGGCAAATGGATTTGAGCGTGAACGCGGGCCTCGTCGTGACCGATATCGAAGAAGGCAGCCTGGCCGAAGTCTCGGGTTTACAACCGGGCGACGTTATCCTGGAACTCAACAGGCAGCCGATTCAAAACTTCACGGTCTTCCAGCGGCTGGCCGAGCCCATGCGGCCGACGGACTTGGCGTTACTGCTCGTCAATCGCCAAGGCAGCGTCCTCTATATACCCATCCAGACCGAATAG
- a CDS encoding heavy metal translocating P-type ATPase yields the protein MAIDPVCGMTVDPAKAAGRFEYQGATYYFCSTHCLDRFRSAPDRYLRPVEVEAKTAPPKSRSLPMMQAPAPEASPAGARDPVCGMTVQPAAAAATHRHRGTTYYFCCQGCATKFAADPERYLSAPASPAPLMPAGKKSLPMLNPGPAPSAAKGEIDPVCGMTVEPTGAAGQFAHGGKTYYFCCQGCLTKFRADPERYMKPGAAKSMEPPVPAPPGTQYICPMCPEVLENKPVPCPKCGMALEPASPLQAATKTEYVCPMHPEVVAQEPGACPKCGMALEARVVTIDEAANPELVDMSRRFWIALGPAAVVFVLAMSHMVPGHPLQHLIPDQLSAYIQLGLSTPVVLWAGWPFFQRGWNSIIHRSPNMFTLIAIGTGTAYLYSVVAALMPDLIPRSFQMENGSVPVYFEAAAVITVLVLLGQVLELRARSRTTGAIKALLGLAPKTARRVLGDGREEDVLLEQVRIGDRLRVRPGEKVPVDGAIEEGATAVDESMITGESLPVEKGVGSFITGGTINGTGSVVMRAQRVGAETVLAQIVGMVAEAQRSRAPIQRVADVVAGYFVPLVVGTAVLTGLAWAFFGPEPRLAYALVNAVAVLIIACPCALGLATPMSIMVGTGRGATAGVLVRKAEALETLEKVDTLVFDKTGTLTEGKPKLRVVSALSPWPETELLRLAASVERGSEHPLAAAIVAGAQARGVALDPVREFHSMTGRGVKGKVGNHLVAVGTMAFLQESGIPPALLHDVEANADLIRRLGQTVMFAAVDGKPAGVIGVADPVKASTPEALRALKRAGVKLVMVTGDHRATAEAVAKELDLDDVRAEVKPEEKSRLVQEFQKQGRVVAMAGDGVNDAPALAQADVGLAMATGTDVAMQSAGITLLHGDLRGIVRARRLSRATMRNIRQNLLFAFLYNMIGVPIAAGVLYPFFGLLLSPMLASAAMTFSSVSVITNALRLRRVEL from the coding sequence ATGGCGATCGATCCCGTCTGCGGCATGACGGTGGATCCGGCGAAGGCAGCCGGGCGGTTTGAGTACCAGGGTGCGACCTATTACTTTTGCAGCACGCATTGCCTGGACCGGTTCCGCTCGGCCCCGGATCGCTATCTCCGGCCGGTCGAGGTCGAGGCCAAGACGGCTCCGCCCAAATCCCGCTCGCTGCCGATGATGCAGGCACCCGCGCCCGAGGCCTCGCCGGCGGGAGCGCGCGATCCTGTGTGCGGCATGACGGTCCAGCCTGCTGCCGCCGCCGCCACCCATCGCCATCGCGGCACCACCTACTATTTCTGCTGCCAAGGTTGCGCCACCAAGTTCGCGGCTGATCCGGAACGCTACCTCTCTGCGCCTGCCTCGCCGGCCCCTCTGATGCCGGCCGGGAAAAAGTCGCTTCCGATGCTCAACCCTGGGCCTGCTCCTTCCGCCGCCAAGGGAGAGATCGATCCCGTCTGCGGGATGACGGTGGAGCCGACCGGTGCCGCGGGACAGTTCGCCCATGGCGGGAAGACCTATTACTTTTGCTGTCAGGGATGCCTCACGAAGTTTCGTGCCGACCCCGAACGCTACATGAAGCCCGGTGCCGCCAAGTCGATGGAACCGCCCGTTCCGGCTCCCCCCGGCACGCAATACATCTGTCCGATGTGCCCGGAAGTCTTGGAGAACAAACCGGTGCCCTGTCCGAAATGCGGCATGGCGCTGGAACCTGCATCGCCCCTGCAGGCCGCTACGAAGACCGAGTATGTCTGTCCGATGCATCCCGAGGTGGTCGCGCAAGAGCCCGGCGCCTGTCCGAAGTGCGGGATGGCGTTGGAAGCGAGGGTCGTCACGATCGACGAAGCCGCCAACCCGGAACTCGTCGATATGTCGAGACGGTTCTGGATCGCGCTGGGACCGGCGGCGGTGGTGTTCGTGCTGGCTATGTCGCACATGGTTCCCGGGCATCCGTTGCAGCATCTCATTCCGGACCAACTCTCCGCCTATATTCAGCTCGGGCTGTCCACTCCCGTCGTGCTCTGGGCCGGGTGGCCGTTCTTCCAACGGGGATGGAACTCGATCATCCATCGCAGCCCCAATATGTTCACGCTCATCGCGATCGGGACCGGCACCGCCTACCTGTATAGTGTCGTCGCGGCCCTGATGCCGGACCTCATTCCGCGGTCGTTCCAGATGGAAAACGGTTCAGTGCCGGTGTATTTCGAGGCAGCGGCCGTCATTACGGTGCTCGTGCTGCTCGGGCAAGTACTGGAGTTGCGGGCGCGCAGCCGTACGACCGGCGCGATCAAGGCGTTGCTCGGACTGGCGCCGAAGACCGCCAGACGGGTGCTCGGTGACGGTCGCGAAGAAGATGTGCTGTTGGAACAGGTGCGGATCGGGGACCGTCTCCGTGTCCGGCCCGGTGAAAAGGTGCCGGTGGACGGGGCGATCGAAGAAGGCGCGACGGCGGTCGATGAATCGATGATCACCGGTGAATCGCTCCCGGTCGAAAAGGGCGTCGGCAGCTTCATTACCGGCGGGACCATCAACGGGACGGGTAGTGTGGTGATGCGGGCGCAGCGGGTCGGCGCCGAAACGGTGCTGGCGCAAATCGTGGGCATGGTGGCCGAAGCGCAACGGAGCCGCGCGCCGATCCAGCGCGTAGCGGATGTCGTCGCCGGGTATTTCGTCCCATTGGTGGTCGGGACTGCGGTGCTCACGGGCCTGGCTTGGGCGTTCTTCGGGCCGGAACCCCGTTTGGCCTATGCGCTGGTGAATGCCGTGGCCGTATTGATCATCGCCTGCCCCTGTGCGCTTGGGCTGGCCACGCCGATGTCTATCATGGTGGGAACGGGCCGGGGGGCGACGGCCGGGGTGCTGGTACGCAAGGCCGAGGCCCTCGAGACGCTCGAGAAGGTGGATACGCTGGTGTTCGACAAGACCGGCACGCTGACGGAAGGGAAACCCAAGCTTCGTGTGGTCAGTGCCCTGTCGCCCTGGCCTGAGACGGAGTTGTTACGACTAGCGGCTTCCGTCGAGCGGGGCAGCGAGCATCCGCTGGCCGCCGCCATTGTGGCAGGGGCCCAGGCGCGAGGGGTGGCGCTCGATCCGGTTCGTGAGTTTCATAGCATGACCGGCAGGGGCGTAAAGGGCAAGGTCGGAAACCACCTTGTCGCCGTCGGCACGATGGCTTTCCTGCAAGAGTCCGGGATTCCGCCGGCATTGTTGCATGACGTGGAAGCGAACGCCGACTTGATCCGCCGGTTGGGACAGACGGTCATGTTCGCGGCGGTGGACGGCAAGCCGGCAGGAGTCATCGGTGTGGCCGATCCGGTGAAAGCCTCAACGCCTGAAGCCCTGCGGGCGCTCAAGCGAGCCGGCGTGAAGCTGGTCATGGTGACGGGCGACCATCGGGCCACGGCCGAGGCGGTGGCCAAGGAACTGGATCTCGATGATGTCCGGGCCGAAGTGAAGCCGGAAGAAAAGAGCCGGCTCGTTCAAGAATTCCAAAAACAGGGCCGAGTCGTGGCGATGGCGGGAGACGGGGTCAACGATGCCCCGGCGCTGGCCCAAGCCGACGTGGGGCTGGCCATGGCCACCGGCACCGATGTCGCGATGCAAAGCGCCGGTATCACGCTGCTCCACGGTGACCTGCGGGGAATCGTCCGTGCCCGCCGCTTGAGCCGCGCCACCATGCGGAACATCCGCCAGAACCTCCTGTTTGCCTTCCTCTATAATATGATCGGAGTGCCGATCGCGGCGGGGGTGCTCTATCCGTTCTTCGGTCTGCTGCTCAGCCCGATGCTCGCCAGCGCGGCCATGACCTTCAGCTCGGTCTCGGTCATCACCAACGCCTTGCGGCTCCGACGGGTGGAATTGTAA
- a CDS encoding thioredoxin domain-containing protein codes for MRRGLSGVGLGMLALLIGVWSVGTASAGKPELKGKFELLTDERSTHKPGKVQMVEFADFYCPHCHRFDGEGLPILEKEFGNKLEVTMVGYPVIPGKLPTAFDMYEQAKMMGKGAEMKRVLFRIIHKDKIGIIDRTIREMLVREVGLDPVAFEAGLASAKPAKAFEDGRRWGERIKLQQTPTILLDGNIKVEQIDPDNLKLIIQSILDGDGTKK; via the coding sequence GGAGTGTGGTCGGTGGGAACGGCGTCGGCAGGGAAGCCGGAACTCAAGGGAAAGTTTGAGTTGCTTACGGATGAGCGCTCGACCCATAAGCCGGGCAAGGTGCAGATGGTGGAGTTTGCGGACTTTTACTGCCCCCATTGCCACCGTTTCGACGGTGAAGGCTTGCCGATTCTCGAAAAGGAGTTCGGCAACAAGCTCGAGGTGACGATGGTCGGCTATCCGGTCATTCCGGGCAAATTGCCCACGGCCTTCGACATGTACGAACAGGCCAAGATGATGGGCAAGGGCGCCGAAATGAAACGGGTCCTCTTCCGCATCATTCATAAGGACAAGATCGGCATCATCGACCGCACGATCCGCGAAATGCTGGTGCGCGAGGTCGGGCTGGACCCGGTGGCGTTTGAAGCAGGGTTGGCGAGCGCGAAGCCGGCGAAGGCGTTTGAGGATGGGCGGCGCTGGGGCGAGCGCATCAAGTTGCAGCAGACCCCGACCATTCTGCTCGACGGCAATATCAAGGTCGAACAGATCGACCCGGACAATTTGAAACTGATCATCCAGAGCATTTTGGATGGAGACGGTACGAAAAAATAG